GCCTCCCTTGGCAATAGACTCTTCACTCAATGGCGTGATCGAATACCATAAAGCCAGATCATAAACATCCATAGGGAATTCGATATTTCGTTTGATGCATTCAATGAAGGTATTCATTACAAAGAAGTCCATTCCACCATGCCCTGCTCCTGCAGCGGTGCTTTCGAACTTCTTCCACATCGGATGGTCATGTTCTTTCATCCATTTTTCCGTATTGTCCCAACGGTGCGTGTGATTCATTGTTTTTTCAAAATAAATATGCCCCTGGTTGAAGTCTCCCCACCCGAAGTCCTGCCATAATCCCTCTGTTCCCTGTACACGGAATCCAAGATCGTAAGGCCTCTGTAAGCTGGTATCATGAGTTAAAAGAATAGTTTCCCCATTTTCACAGGCAATTTGTGTGGTAACAATATCTCCCTGATTAAATTTTACTTTGGCATTAGGATGATTTTCCCCACCTTTTGCATGTTCTGTAATATATTTATGCAATCCCACAGATTTGGATGAGAATGAAGAAAGTCTTGTTAAACGGTTTCCACGGTTAATATCCATCATCATGGCAATAGGACCTAGTCCATGGGTAGGATAAAGCTCTCCATTGCGTTTTACATAATGTTCAGTTCTCCATTTAGCCTCACTGAAGCCTTTTTCTCCAAATTCAGCTCCTGAATTATAAGGGGTAACTCCATCATTGAAAAGTACACCTCTCAGATCATGCTGATAACCGCCTCTTCCATGAACCAATTCTCCAAACATTCCTTTACGGACCATATTCAGAATGGCCATAACATCTCTTCGGTAGCATACATTTTCCATCATGAAAATGGGCACCTTAGTTTCTTCATATACTTTTACGAATTCCCAGCAATCCCGAAGTTTTATGGCTCCGGAAACTTCCATCCCGACAATTTTTTTAGCACGCAAAGCTTCTACACCCTGAGGAAGATGCCATTCCCATGGAGTAGCAATGACTACAGCATCTATCGTTTTCAATTTTAAAAGGTTTCGATAGTCATATTCACCGTTTGAAAACTCCTGAGCAACCGGTTTATTGTTGTCTTTTAATATTTTTTGAGAAGCGGCCAGCATTCTTTTATCCGGATCAGCAAAAGCCACAATCTCTACATCACTACGTTTCGCCAATAGCTTTACATGTTCCTGACCACGAAGTCCTACACCAATAAAGCCCACACGGACTTTTTTATCTGTTTTAAAATCATTTGAATAGGCAAATAAAGAATTGGGTACAACCAATGCACCAAAACCTGCCAAAGCTGCTGTTTTGATAAAATTTCTGCGGGAAGTGCTATTGTCCATTTATTTTTTTCCTAAATATATTAAAACTTTTGCAAACGGCGATGGGGTGGGAGTTCAGGGTTTGAGAGTATGACCGTTTTAAAGGATGATTGTAAATTGCATAAGATCTCGCTAATTCTACAAAATCTATCATCCCAAAGGATATCCATTTCCATTCTTTGGAGGGGGAGCGAAAATTCGAAGGATTTTTGACGGAGTGATTAGGAATGTTTTTAAATAATTAAAAAAGTTGAAATATTGAAAAAATTATTGTCCATAGTAAGCTTTAATTAACCTTTCTCTCATTTTATTCAGATACTTGATATCTTTGGTGTTGGATAATATGATGATGCTGAGGTTTTTATCAATTAAGTGTACCCAATTCGCACTATGACCATAGCCTTCTCCCTGACGTTCTGCAAATAGGGTGTTGACAGCGCCGAATTTTTTAGGATATACCCAAAAACCTAATGCTGTATCCTCTAGTTTCTTGTCTGCCGTAAGCATTATCTCTAAAGTTTTTTTTGAAAACAGCACAGCGTTAAATATTGCCTGGTCAAAGATCAATAAATCTTTAGGAGTGGAGTACATAGCTCCTGCAGAATAAAAATTATCAATATAAGTATTGGTAGGAGTATGCAGAGCAAATGGATCTGATGGATCTGCTGAGTAGCCTTCATCTATATTTTTGATGATGTCATTGTGATGAAGAAAACCGGTATTTTTCATTTTGAGAGGAACTAAAATTTGTTCTTTGAGCACCTCTTCAAAAGGCTTGTTGTAGATTTTCTCAATAATTTTGCCTAGAAGGATAAAATCCCCATTGTTATAACTGAACTTGGTTCCGGGTTGGTCTGCTAATTTTTCAGAAAGGAAAGTTGTGATAAAATCGTCAAGGTTCCAAAGGGTATTGTCGTAAGCCTGATGAATGAGGTCCGGTGAACTGATATCCTTATTTTCCCGGCCACTGCTGTAGGTAAGAAGGTTTCTTATGGTTGCTTTCTTTGCTGCCTCACCTTTGTATTCCGGATAATAAGTGGAAATAGGAGCGTCCAGATTAATTTTTCCTTTTTCATAAAGCTGCATTATTAATGCAGCCGTAAAAGTCTTAGTAAGTGAAAAAATATGAAATCTGGTTTCATCAGAAAAAGGGATATTATAATGTCTGTTGGATAAACCTTTATAACTAAGTAATTCAGTCTTTCCATTCTGAGCTAATAAAACAGAACCATTGAAATTATCTTTTTTTACACAGGAATCGATTACTTGCTCTACTTTCTGTATTTGTGGATAAGCAAAATGAATTATAATCAATAAGAATCCTGAAAGTTGTTTTTTCATAATAGCAGTTTTTAATACAGTAAATAGATGAAGGAATTTAAAGATTACTGATTTATCCAAGCTTTTCTTAAAGCCAGTTGTTTTGAATCAGGGCTTGAAATAAGATTTACTTTTCCGGTATTTTCATCATAAGTAAAACCGACTTTCGCCAGATATTCTTTAATAGGAACAGGCTGAGTGCCTTCTATAAAATTATTGAAAAATGTACGGATTTCAGGATAAGTCATTTTTGTAATTTCATCAAATAAATCATCATCATTAAAGTATTTGCCTTCTCCATATTTTTTCATCAACTGCAGCATCAGATCTTGAGTGCCCATTTTTCCTCCTGAGAGTTCCCGTAACCTTATATCCAGGCATAATCCTAATAATGGCCCCTTTTCGTAAAAATTCATGTATTGATCCTGTCTGGCCATGGCATTTTTACTGATTTCTGTGAAAGATAGTTGGTCATCAAATTCTTTCATCCCTTTTATCTTCTCTTCCAGAGTCTTTTCAAAATCTTCCAAACTGACCATTCTTTGTTTTATAGGCATATGAATGGTTGCATATTCCGTCATTCCTTCGTATAACCAAAGATGTTTAGACATAACAGGATTCAGAAAGTCATAATGTTGAATTTCTCCAGAATGGATGTTAAGTGGAGTCACTATGTGGAAGAACTCATGAGAAGCCACTCTGTTTAAAGCATTAGGAAGAAACTTCATGCTTCCCGAACGGTAGAGGCATACAGTAGATTGAGAATGTTCTAGCCCGTCTCCCATGAATCCCTGTTCATTTGAAGATTCATAATAAATTAAGAAAGCATATTTATTTACGGGTAAAGTTCCTCCCAGGTAGGCTTGCTGGTTTTTCAAAATATTCTCTATCTCATGTGCTATTTTTTTTGAATACTGTCGTTCTTTTTTATTATAAAAAGAGACAAGCACCTCGGTATGACCTATTTTCAGCCAGGTTGTATCGGGAACACAATATAAAACGGGAGAGTCTACCAATTGTCGGTAATTTTTTGCCCAAACGATATCTGTGTTTTTATCTTTCTGTTTATAATCCAAAGCAGACGAAGCATAAAAATCTTTATTTTTTGTAACATTAATCTGATAAGGAACATCTTTTATTTCTTCAAAATATCCTACGAGAGAGTTATAATTAATCACAAAAACACTATCTTTAATAAACATACTGCCGGCAGATTTAGCTTCATGAGTATCCTTTTCTAAAGAATCCCACCCATCAGCTACCTTATATGATATTTTCTTGACATGTTGAAGATCATGTACGATCCAGCTATTTTGATCCAAACGTTCGGTAGAAATTTTTTTTCCATTTTTATCCGTAGCAACCAGATTAGAGACATACTGTCCAAAATTCATAGCCTGATAAAACCCGGGAACCAGCTTGGGAATAATAAATTTCCCCTGTTTAAGATTGTTCTTAGGGGGAGCAAAAGAAACCGTGACTTCATCATTAGACATATGAAGTAGGTCTATATTGTAATTGTAATTTTTCTTTGATAATTGGGATTGGGCAATAAGTGTAGTAGGAAAGATCATCAGTACGAAAACTAACTTGATCAGGGTATTCATACGCTTTGTTTTAGTTAGTACGAAAATACAAAAATTGCCCAAGTTGAGTTGAATTTATTTTTCCATAAAGTACACTTCTTCATAAGGTTGAATCAATACCCAGCCGTGTCCTGAGAACTTCATTTGAAATTCTTCGCCGCTTCCTCTTCCGATAAGGCTTTTAAAGGAAACATTGGTTTTCAGTTCCGGGCTGAGGTTTCCGGACCAGGCAACAGTAGCATTCGGATCAGTGAAAACCGGAGCGTCCGGAGTCACAAGTAAAGTTAAAGGATCTCCATGGGTGGTAATCGCAATATGACCGGTTCCAGATAATTTTACCTGGAAAAGCCCCCCAGACATCATTCCTGCAATACTTTTCAGCATGGTAATATCACTTTTTACACTTTGTTCATGAGCTAGAACGTCATTCCCATTCACACAAACAGATTCATTATTCAGGTAAAGAATACGAACTTTCTTACCAGAGTCGGCAACGTACAATTTTCCTGTCCCTTCAGCTTTCATCAGTTTACTTCCTTCTCCGCTGATGGCTTTCTTTAGAAGATTCCCAATACCCCCTGCCAGCATTCCCTGTCGTTCAAAGTTGATATTTCCCACATAGCTTACCATACTGCCTTTTTTAGTCCACACTGCCTGATTATTCAGGTTAATTTCTAAAAGATGTTTGGTTTCCAGTTCAAAATAATCCCTTTGTTGCGGGTTCTCCTTCGTTTCGTTGATAAATGCTTCAATTGAATATTTGCTCATATTAATTCGTAGTTTTAGAGTTGTTATAATGTTTTAAATGGAAGGGAAGCTCTTGTAAACCTCTCTTTGTTTATTTTTTTTATTATAGAAATAAGATGCGAACCGTTTAGAAAGTGAATTTTGCTAACTGATTCCATCAATCTATTTTATTTTTTGACTAAAATAAACTTTTTTAACATAAAAACTCCCATCTAATCACTGTTTTACATTTGATTGAAAATAATACTTGACAAAGGGGTATTCAATGTCGTATATTTGCACTCCGAAAATTACACCTTGTAATTTCAATAATTTTTAAACCGTAATTTAAAAAATGAAAACATCAGATTTTAATTTTGATCTTCCTGCGGAATTATTGGCAGAACACCCATCAGAGCATAGAGATGAGGCTAGATTAATGGTTCTTGATAGAAAAACACAAACTATCGAGCACAAATTATTCAAAGATGTAGTGGATTATTTTGACGAGGACGATTTGTTCATCTTCAACAATACTAAAGTTTTCCCTGCACGTCTTTATGGAAATAAAGAAAAAACGGGTGCTAAAATCGAAGTTTTCCTTTTAAGAGAGCTTGATAAGGAAACAAGAGTTTGGGATGTTTTGGTAGATCCTGCAAGAAAAATCAGAATTGGTAACAAATTATTCTTCACTGAAGATGAGTCTTTGGTAGCTGAGGTTATCGATAACACTACATCAAGAGGAAGAACATTAAGATTCTTATTCGACGGTTCTTATGATGAATTCAGAACAAAACTGAAGGAATTAGGAGAAACTCCACTTCCAAAATATATCAAAAGAGCAGTAGAACCGGAAGATGCAGAAAGATATCAGACTATTTATGCTAAAGTAGAAGGAGCAGTAGCTGCCCCTACAGCAGGTCTTCACTTCTCTAAACATTTGCTAAAGAGATTAGAGATCAAAGGAATCAATTTTGCTGAAGTTACCCTTCACGTAGGATTAGGAACTTTCAACCCAATTGAGGTAGAAGATCTTTCTAAGCACAAAATGGAATCAGAAGAAATCATTATTGATGAGAAAAACGCTGATATCATTAACAGAGCTGTAGATTCTCACAGAAGAGTTTGTGCGGTAGGAACTACAACGATGAGAGCATTGGAAACTTCTGTTTCTTCAAACAAAAAAATCTCTGCTTTCAACGGTTGGACGAATAAATTTATTTATCCGCCTCACGATTTTGGAGTAGCGACTTCAATGATCACGAATTTCCATACGCCGAAATCTACATTATTGATGATGATTGCAGCATTTGCTGGAAGAGATTTTGTAATGCAGGCTTATGAAGAAGCAGTAAGAGAAAAATATAAGTTTTATTCTTACGGTGACGCAATGTTAATTCTATAAAAAAAGATATTAGGTACAGGTTGCAGGGAAGTAATTACCTGCAACCTCAAGCCTACAATCTACAACCTTACAATGAAAGATATCCGTATATTATCATTAAATCAGCTTAAAGACTACTTTGTATCTTTAGGAGAAAAACCGTTTCGTGCGAAGCAGGTTTATGATTGGCTATGGAGTAAAAACCTCCATTCGATTGATGAAATGACGAATCTTTCGAAATCTCTTCGTGAAAAAATTTCCGAAGAATATACCATTAATCCTGTTTCCGTAGATCTTCTTCAGAAAAGTACCGACGGAACTATCAAAAACGGAGTAAAACTTCACGACGGATTATTGGTAGAATCTGTTCTTATTCCAACAGAAACAAGAACTACAGCCTGTGTATCTTCACAGGTAGGCTGTTCATTGAACTGCGAATTTTGTGCTACCGCAAAACTGAAAAGAATGCGAAATCTTGAAGTAGCGGAAATTGTAGACCAGGTTGCCCTGATTGACAGCCAAAGCAGAATGTATTTTGACAGACCGCTTAGCAATATTGTATTCATGGGAATGGGAGAACCGATGATGAACTACAAAAATGTAGTGGAAGCCATCAGAAAAATTACTCAGCCGGAAGGATTGGGAATGTCTCCAAGAAGAATTACTGTTTCTACTTCAGGAATTCCAAAAATGATCAAAATGCTTGCTGATGATGAATTGCGTGTGAAACTGGCATTGTCCCTTCACTCAGCCATTGAAGTAAAGCGTAATGAAATTATGCCTTTCTCAGATAAATTCCCATTGACAGATATTATGGAGGCACTTCAGTATTGGTATCAGAAAACAGGTTCCGTAATCACTTTTGAATACTGTGTATGGAAAGGAATTAATGATGGAGATGAAGATATTAAAGCTTTAATTAAATACTGTAAGCAGGTTCCTTCAAAGGTAAACCTTATTCAATACAACCCGATCGGGGACGGAAAATATGACCAATGCAACAAGCAGGCTGAAGAAAACTATATCCGTCAGCTTGAAAATGCAGGTATTACCGTAATGGTCAGGAGAAGCCGGGGAGGAGATATTGATGCTGCCTGTGGGCAATTAGCCAACAAAAATGCAGATTAAAATTTCCTTAAAAAAACCTTAAAATTCTCTTAAAGCATCGCTTAAAACCCTACCTTTGCACAAAATTATTTTGTGATGATGGAGTATTTTATGAGCGAGAACGGGCTAGAAAACGTATATGCATGGTCCATTCCATTGCATGCTACGGTTATTTTAGCTGAGATGATTTACAGCCACGTTTCTGAGGCGAAGTTATACAGTGGAAAAGACCTTGCTACAAATGTTTATCTTGCTTTGATGAACTTTGGTCTTGACCTGATTATGAAGGCGTTTGCAATGGGGGTCATGTTTTTCTTTTACCACCACAGACTTTTTTCATGGGATCTTAGCATCTGGTATTTACTGGCTTGTTTTGTAATCACGGATTTTGCCTACTATGTGTTGCATTATGTGGATCACCGTTCCAGAGCATTCTGGGCTGTTCATATTACGCATCATAGTTCAGAGTTCTTTAACCTTACAACAGGCTTCAGAAGCCCGGTTTTACAGCCACTTTACAGATATTTATACTTTTCCCCATTAGCATTTTTAGGATTTAATCCGTGGCATATCATGGTGGCCTATGCTATTGGACAGGTATATGGAACATGGGTACACACACAGACGGTAAAAAGTATGGGCGTTTTAGAACATATTCTGGTAACCCCTTCTCACCACCGTGTACATCATGCTTGTAACATCAAGTATCTGGATAAAAATATGGGAATGTGCCTTATTATCTGGGATAAAATATTTGGGACCTTTCAGAAAGAAGATCCGAATATTCCCGTGAAATATGGAATTTATCCAAAAATGCCAGACAACAGACCTGATACGGTGCTCTTCTATGAATGGAGAAAAATCTGGAAAGATCTTAAACAGCCAGGTCTAAAATTTACTGATAGAATTAATTATATTTTCAATTCACCGGGATGGAGGCATGACGGAACCGGAAAAACAGTAAGACAATATCAGAAAGAATATTTTGCAAAACAGGCTAGAAAAGAGCAAGAAAAGAATCAGAAGCAACAGAAAACTGCTTAATTTCAAAAAGAAAATCAATAAGAATCTATAAAGAAAGGTGGGCTTTTGGCTCACCTTTTTATTTTTTTGAAGCTTAAAATCTATAGATAAACAGTAAAGTATTTAAATAAATAACCTAAACCCTGCATAGTATTTCAGCGTAGTGTTCACAAAGGATTTGATTAAAAAACGAAAAAATACCCAAACAGTTCTGCGTATTTTTTGGATTATTTTACTCATTCCCATCCTGCAAACTCTAAAACTCTCTTATCCCGAAATCCTCTATTTAAACTAAAAGTCCTATTTTTGCACTATGAAAAGAACATTTCTTCTACTGGCTTTTCTTGCCTTTCAAACAGCATTTTCTCAACAAACAGATTTCCTGAAAATAAAAAAATACAGAATCAATCATTTGGATGATAAGATCCAGGAGACATCTGGACTCAATTTCTTTAATGGAAAGCTATATACCTTCAATGATAGCGGAAACGCTCCGGAATTGTTTGAAATCAATAAAACCTCAGGAGAAGTGGTGAAAACCTTAAAAGTAAATGCCAGAAATACCGACTGGGAAGCATTAACAAATGATGGCAGCAATTTCTATATTGGGGATTTCGGAAATAACGATGGCAGTAGAAGGCATCTTACCATTTATAAAGTTCCTTTTCAGGGAGATAGTCTGCAAAACAGCCAGGTAAAGGAGATAAAATTTCATTATCCGGAACAGACTGACTATAAATCCAGCTATTTTAATACCGATTATGATGCAGAAGCCATGGTATATGCTCATGGAAAACTTCATTTGTTTACCAAAGAATGGGTTTCAAAATCAACGGTACATTATATAATTGATCCTGAAAAGAATGAAAAGCAGGATGCTTTAAAGGCAGAAACCTATAAGACAAACTTCATGGTGACTGATGCCGCTTATTTTGATAAGAAACTTTATCTGGTAGGATATAGCAAGAAAACAGAGGTTTTTATGGATGTATTTTCTGAAACTGAACCGGGAATATTTTTTAAAGAAAAACCAAAGCATTATTATTTAGGAAGTGCTTTGTCCATAGGGCAAATTGAGGGGATAGCGGTAGATGAAACAGGCATTTCTATTTCAGGAGAAAAGTTTAAGTCTCCATTAGGAAAGACAAAGCCCTCACTTTATTTTATCCCCAAAGAACAACTCAAAGATTAATTTTCTCTTAAAATTGAGCGAAAAAAATTATCTTTGTGAGAATTAATGATTATTCACCCAGCATTCGCAGATTTTGGCAAATACAGTAGAAGAAATTAAACGACCGATCAACGATGAAATGAAACTTTTTGAACAGAAGTTTTATGAGTCAATGCAGAGTAAAGTAGCTTTATTGGATAAAGTAACCCGTTTTATTGTTACTACCAAAGGAAAGCAAATGCGTCCTATGTTTGTCTTTCTTTGTGCCAAGCTGGTAGGAAGTGTTACTGAAAAAACGTATCGTGGTGCCTCCATGATTGAGCTGATTCACACAGCTACTCTGGTACATGATGATGTGGTGGATGAAAGTTTTAAGCGTCGTAATTTTTTCTCTATTAATGCATTATGGAAGAACAAAATTGCTGTTTTGGTAGGAGATTATCTATTATCAAAATCAGTATTGTTATCTACAGATCATAAAGATTACGATTTATTGGGGGTTATTTCAAGAACAATTCGTGAAATGTCTGAAGGCGAGCTTCTTCAATTGGAAAAAGCCAGAAAGCTGGATATTACAGAAGATGTTTATTATGA
This Chryseobacterium sp. G0162 DNA region includes the following protein-coding sequences:
- a CDS encoding Gfo/Idh/MocA family protein, whose amino-acid sequence is MDNSTSRRNFIKTAALAGFGALVVPNSLFAYSNDFKTDKKVRVGFIGVGLRGQEHVKLLAKRSDVEIVAFADPDKRMLAASQKILKDNNKPVAQEFSNGEYDYRNLLKLKTIDAVVIATPWEWHLPQGVEALRAKKIVGMEVSGAIKLRDCWEFVKVYEETKVPIFMMENVCYRRDVMAILNMVRKGMFGELVHGRGGYQHDLRGVLFNDGVTPYNSGAEFGEKGFSEAKWRTEHYVKRNGELYPTHGLGPIAMMMDINRGNRLTRLSSFSSKSVGLHKYITEHAKGGENHPNAKVKFNQGDIVTTQIACENGETILLTHDTSLQRPYDLGFRVQGTEGLWQDFGWGDFNQGHIYFEKTMNHTHRWDNTEKWMKEHDHPMWKKFESTAAGAGHGGMDFFVMNTFIECIKRNIEFPMDVYDLALWYSITPLSEESIAKGGQVVEIPDFTNGKWKTRKPVFGMTDEF
- a CDS encoding serine hydrolase domain-containing protein, with protein sequence MKKQLSGFLLIIIHFAYPQIQKVEQVIDSCVKKDNFNGSVLLAQNGKTELLSYKGLSNRHYNIPFSDETRFHIFSLTKTFTAALIMQLYEKGKINLDAPISTYYPEYKGEAAKKATIRNLLTYSSGRENKDISSPDLIHQAYDNTLWNLDDFITTFLSEKLADQPGTKFSYNNGDFILLGKIIEKIYNKPFEEVLKEQILVPLKMKNTGFLHHNDIIKNIDEGYSADPSDPFALHTPTNTYIDNFYSAGAMYSTPKDLLIFDQAIFNAVLFSKKTLEIMLTADKKLEDTALGFWVYPKKFGAVNTLFAERQGEGYGHSANWVHLIDKNLSIIILSNTKDIKYLNKMRERLIKAYYGQ
- a CDS encoding peptidase M61, coding for MNTLIKLVFVLMIFPTTLIAQSQLSKKNYNYNIDLLHMSNDEVTVSFAPPKNNLKQGKFIIPKLVPGFYQAMNFGQYVSNLVATDKNGKKISTERLDQNSWIVHDLQHVKKISYKVADGWDSLEKDTHEAKSAGSMFIKDSVFVINYNSLVGYFEEIKDVPYQINVTKNKDFYASSALDYKQKDKNTDIVWAKNYRQLVDSPVLYCVPDTTWLKIGHTEVLVSFYNKKERQYSKKIAHEIENILKNQQAYLGGTLPVNKYAFLIYYESSNEQGFMGDGLEHSQSTVCLYRSGSMKFLPNALNRVASHEFFHIVTPLNIHSGEIQHYDFLNPVMSKHLWLYEGMTEYATIHMPIKQRMVSLEDFEKTLEEKIKGMKEFDDQLSFTEISKNAMARQDQYMNFYEKGPLLGLCLDIRLRELSGGKMGTQDLMLQLMKKYGEGKYFNDDDLFDEITKMTYPEIRTFFNNFIEGTQPVPIKEYLAKVGFTYDENTGKVNLISSPDSKQLALRKAWINQ
- a CDS encoding AIM24 family protein; the encoded protein is MSKYSIEAFINETKENPQQRDYFELETKHLLEINLNNQAVWTKKGSMVSYVGNINFERQGMLAGGIGNLLKKAISGEGSKLMKAEGTGKLYVADSGKKVRILYLNNESVCVNGNDVLAHEQSVKSDITMLKSIAGMMSGGLFQVKLSGTGHIAITTHGDPLTLLVTPDAPVFTDPNATVAWSGNLSPELKTNVSFKSLIGRGSGEEFQMKFSGHGWVLIQPYEEVYFMEK
- the queA gene encoding tRNA preQ1(34) S-adenosylmethionine ribosyltransferase-isomerase QueA, producing the protein MKTSDFNFDLPAELLAEHPSEHRDEARLMVLDRKTQTIEHKLFKDVVDYFDEDDLFIFNNTKVFPARLYGNKEKTGAKIEVFLLRELDKETRVWDVLVDPARKIRIGNKLFFTEDESLVAEVIDNTTSRGRTLRFLFDGSYDEFRTKLKELGETPLPKYIKRAVEPEDAERYQTIYAKVEGAVAAPTAGLHFSKHLLKRLEIKGINFAEVTLHVGLGTFNPIEVEDLSKHKMESEEIIIDEKNADIINRAVDSHRRVCAVGTTTMRALETSVSSNKKISAFNGWTNKFIYPPHDFGVATSMITNFHTPKSTLLMMIAAFAGRDFVMQAYEEAVREKYKFYSYGDAMLIL
- the rlmN gene encoding 23S rRNA (adenine(2503)-C(2))-methyltransferase RlmN, with product MKDIRILSLNQLKDYFVSLGEKPFRAKQVYDWLWSKNLHSIDEMTNLSKSLREKISEEYTINPVSVDLLQKSTDGTIKNGVKLHDGLLVESVLIPTETRTTACVSSQVGCSLNCEFCATAKLKRMRNLEVAEIVDQVALIDSQSRMYFDRPLSNIVFMGMGEPMMNYKNVVEAIRKITQPEGLGMSPRRITVSTSGIPKMIKMLADDELRVKLALSLHSAIEVKRNEIMPFSDKFPLTDIMEALQYWYQKTGSVITFEYCVWKGINDGDEDIKALIKYCKQVPSKVNLIQYNPIGDGKYDQCNKQAEENYIRQLENAGITVMVRRSRGGDIDAACGQLANKNAD
- a CDS encoding sterol desaturase family protein: MMEYFMSENGLENVYAWSIPLHATVILAEMIYSHVSEAKLYSGKDLATNVYLALMNFGLDLIMKAFAMGVMFFFYHHRLFSWDLSIWYLLACFVITDFAYYVLHYVDHRSRAFWAVHITHHSSEFFNLTTGFRSPVLQPLYRYLYFSPLAFLGFNPWHIMVAYAIGQVYGTWVHTQTVKSMGVLEHILVTPSHHRVHHACNIKYLDKNMGMCLIIWDKIFGTFQKEDPNIPVKYGIYPKMPDNRPDTVLFYEWRKIWKDLKQPGLKFTDRINYIFNSPGWRHDGTGKTVRQYQKEYFAKQARKEQEKNQKQQKTA
- a CDS encoding polyprenyl synthetase family protein — translated: MANTVEEIKRPINDEMKLFEQKFYESMQSKVALLDKVTRFIVTTKGKQMRPMFVFLCAKLVGSVTEKTYRGASMIELIHTATLVHDDVVDESFKRRNFFSINALWKNKIAVLVGDYLLSKSVLLSTDHKDYDLLGVISRTIREMSEGELLQLEKARKLDITEDVYYEIIRQKTATLIAACCEIGVLSNSTDEVLAKKMQNFGTFTGMAFQIKDDLFDYLSSNVIGKPVGIDIKEKKMTLPLIHTLKIAGEKDRKYYFDTIKRYNNNPKRVKELIEFVKNSGGLEYAITVMKDFQQKAKDILNEFPESEARTSLHIMLDYVIERKF